One genomic window of Falco cherrug isolate bFalChe1 chromosome 20, bFalChe1.pri, whole genome shotgun sequence includes the following:
- the CCDC47 gene encoding PAT complex subunit CCDC47 isoform X1, producing the protein MQRVITAPSGLVVWTLVMAPTAQVGDQDCWEIKQKRHGKLRVKKVKMKNLYIFIAVLFIPWSFSLAKYDEFEDGDDIMEYDDNDFAEFEDVNEDAVTESPQRIITTEDDEEEATVELEGQDENQEDFDDADAQEGDTESEPYDDEEFEGYEEKPDASHSKNKDPITIVNVPAHLQNSWESYYMEILMVTGLLAYIMNYIIGKNKNNRLAHAWFNTHRELLESNFALVGDDGTNKEATSTGKLNQENEHIYNLWCSGRVCCEGMLIQLKFLKRQDLLNVLARMMRPASDQVQIKVTMNDEDMDTYVFAVGTRKALVRLQKEMQDLSEFCSDKPKSGAKYGLPDSLAILSEMGEVTEGMMDAKMIHFLTHYADKIESVQFSDQFSGPKLMQEEGQLTKLPETKKTLLFTFNVPGSGNTSPKDMESLLPLMSMVIYSIDKAKKFRLNREGKQKADKNRARVEENFLKLTHVQRQEAAQSRREEKKRAEKERIMNEEDPEKQRRLEEAALRREQKKLEKKQMKMKQIKVKAM; encoded by the exons ATGCAGAGGGTAATCACTGCCCCTTCGGGGCTCGTAGTTTGGACCTTGGTGATGGCACCTACAGCCCAAGTGGGAGACCAAGACTGTTGGGAGATCAAGCAAAAAAGGCACGGGAAGCTGAGGGTAAAAAAAG tgaaaatgaagaatttatatatttttattgctgtccTGTTCATCCCATGGAGTTTTTCTTTGGCAAAGTATGATGAATTCGAGGATGGAGATGACATTATGGAATATGATGATAATGACTTTGCTGAATTTGAAGATGTTAATGAAGATGCAGTCACAGAGTCTCCTCAGAGGATCATCACTACAGAAGATGATGAAGAAGAAGCAACTGTAGAGCTTGAAGGTCAGGATGAGAATCAGGAAGACTTTGATGACGCAGATGCACAG GAGGGTGATACTGAGAGTGAACCGTATGATGATGAGGAGTTTGAAGGCTATGAAGAGAAACCAGATGCATCTCATAGCAAAAATAAAGACCCCATAACAATAGTTAAT GTCCCTGCTCACCTTCAGAACAGTTGGGAGAGTTACTACATGGAGATCCTGATGGTAACAGGACTTCTTGCTTACATCATGAATTACATCATTGGGAAGAACAAGAACAACCGTCTGGCTCATGCATGGTTCAATACTCACAGGGAGCTGCTAGAAAGTAACTTTGCTCTTGTCG GGGACGATGGCACTAATAAAGAAGCTACAAGCACTGGGAAACTAAATCAAGAAAATGAACATATATATAACTTGTGGTGTTCTGGAAGGGTGTGCTGTGAAGGAATGCTCATCCAGTTAAAG tttcttaagAGACAAGACCTGCTGAATGTTCTTGCCCGGATGATGAGGCCAGCTTCTGACCAAGTG CAAATAAAAGTAACAATGAATGATGAAGACATGGACACCTATGTATTTGCTGTTGGAACGAGAAAAGCACTGGTGCGACTTCAAAAAGAGATGCAGGACCTG AGTGAGTTCTGCAGTGATAAACCTAAGTCTGGTGCAAAATATGGGCTTCCAGATTCACTGGCTATCTTGTCAGAGATGGGGGAGGTCACAGAGGGAATGATGGATGCTAAG atGATACATTTCCTCACGCACTATGCTGACAAGATTGAATCTGTCCAATTCTCGGACCAGTTCTCCGGTCCAAAACTTATGCAAGA GGAGGGTCAGCTTACAAAACTGCCCGAAACTAAAAAGACACTTCTGTTTACATTTAATG TGCCTGGTTCAGGCAACACTTCCCCAAAGGACATGGAGTCTTTGCTGCCTCTGATGAGCATGGTTATCTACTCTATTGACAAAGCAAAGAAGTTCCGTCTGAACAGAGAA GGTAAACAAAAAGCTGACAAGAACAGGGCTCGTGTGGAAGAGAACTTCCTCAAACTGACCCATGTGCAAAGACAGGAGGCTGCCCAGTCCCGTCGAGAAGAGAAAAAACGGGCAGAGAAGGAGCGAATAATGAATGAAGAGGATCCTGAAAAACAGCGTCGGCTGGAG GAAGCCGCTTTGCGGCGTGAGCAGAAGAAACTTGAGAAGAAGCAGATGAAGATGAAGCAAATCAAAGTGAAAGCTATGTGA
- the CCDC47 gene encoding PAT complex subunit CCDC47 isoform X2 has protein sequence MKNLYIFIAVLFIPWSFSLAKYDEFEDGDDIMEYDDNDFAEFEDVNEDAVTESPQRIITTEDDEEEATVELEGQDENQEDFDDADAQEGDTESEPYDDEEFEGYEEKPDASHSKNKDPITIVNVPAHLQNSWESYYMEILMVTGLLAYIMNYIIGKNKNNRLAHAWFNTHRELLESNFALVGDDGTNKEATSTGKLNQENEHIYNLWCSGRVCCEGMLIQLKFLKRQDLLNVLARMMRPASDQVQIKVTMNDEDMDTYVFAVGTRKALVRLQKEMQDLSEFCSDKPKSGAKYGLPDSLAILSEMGEVTEGMMDAKMIHFLTHYADKIESVQFSDQFSGPKLMQEEGQLTKLPETKKTLLFTFNVPGSGNTSPKDMESLLPLMSMVIYSIDKAKKFRLNREGKQKADKNRARVEENFLKLTHVQRQEAAQSRREEKKRAEKERIMNEEDPEKQRRLEEAALRREQKKLEKKQMKMKQIKVKAM, from the exons atgaagaatttatatatttttattgctgtccTGTTCATCCCATGGAGTTTTTCTTTGGCAAAGTATGATGAATTCGAGGATGGAGATGACATTATGGAATATGATGATAATGACTTTGCTGAATTTGAAGATGTTAATGAAGATGCAGTCACAGAGTCTCCTCAGAGGATCATCACTACAGAAGATGATGAAGAAGAAGCAACTGTAGAGCTTGAAGGTCAGGATGAGAATCAGGAAGACTTTGATGACGCAGATGCACAG GAGGGTGATACTGAGAGTGAACCGTATGATGATGAGGAGTTTGAAGGCTATGAAGAGAAACCAGATGCATCTCATAGCAAAAATAAAGACCCCATAACAATAGTTAAT GTCCCTGCTCACCTTCAGAACAGTTGGGAGAGTTACTACATGGAGATCCTGATGGTAACAGGACTTCTTGCTTACATCATGAATTACATCATTGGGAAGAACAAGAACAACCGTCTGGCTCATGCATGGTTCAATACTCACAGGGAGCTGCTAGAAAGTAACTTTGCTCTTGTCG GGGACGATGGCACTAATAAAGAAGCTACAAGCACTGGGAAACTAAATCAAGAAAATGAACATATATATAACTTGTGGTGTTCTGGAAGGGTGTGCTGTGAAGGAATGCTCATCCAGTTAAAG tttcttaagAGACAAGACCTGCTGAATGTTCTTGCCCGGATGATGAGGCCAGCTTCTGACCAAGTG CAAATAAAAGTAACAATGAATGATGAAGACATGGACACCTATGTATTTGCTGTTGGAACGAGAAAAGCACTGGTGCGACTTCAAAAAGAGATGCAGGACCTG AGTGAGTTCTGCAGTGATAAACCTAAGTCTGGTGCAAAATATGGGCTTCCAGATTCACTGGCTATCTTGTCAGAGATGGGGGAGGTCACAGAGGGAATGATGGATGCTAAG atGATACATTTCCTCACGCACTATGCTGACAAGATTGAATCTGTCCAATTCTCGGACCAGTTCTCCGGTCCAAAACTTATGCAAGA GGAGGGTCAGCTTACAAAACTGCCCGAAACTAAAAAGACACTTCTGTTTACATTTAATG TGCCTGGTTCAGGCAACACTTCCCCAAAGGACATGGAGTCTTTGCTGCCTCTGATGAGCATGGTTATCTACTCTATTGACAAAGCAAAGAAGTTCCGTCTGAACAGAGAA GGTAAACAAAAAGCTGACAAGAACAGGGCTCGTGTGGAAGAGAACTTCCTCAAACTGACCCATGTGCAAAGACAGGAGGCTGCCCAGTCCCGTCGAGAAGAGAAAAAACGGGCAGAGAAGGAGCGAATAATGAATGAAGAGGATCCTGAAAAACAGCGTCGGCTGGAG GAAGCCGCTTTGCGGCGTGAGCAGAAGAAACTTGAGAAGAAGCAGATGAAGATGAAGCAAATCAAAGTGAAAGCTATGTGA